TTCGCGCAAGTTGGCTACGGACTGCTCGAGTTCGTGCTGATACTGGTGGCGTTCGATGGCCTCCGCGATGATGTTGGCGACGCTCTGGATGAACGTGACGTCTTCGTCGCTGAAGACCTGCGGATCGGTGTCGTGAGCGCCCAGAATCCCCCACGGATCGTCACTCGGGCCGACGATCGTGCTGATCCCGCTGCGGACGTTGTGGCTGCGAAGTAAATCCGGACCGGTGAACCGTGTTTCCGTCTCCAGGTCTTCGACGACGATGGGATGATCGTTCGCCAGGGTGTACGCCGCCTGCGAGTCGGCTTCGACGGCGGAAACCGTCGCCGCTCCGACGAGCCCGGGTTTCCAGCCGACCCCCTGGCGGAGGAGTAGTTCGTCGGCCCGGGCATCGAGATCGAGGACTTTGCAGTACTCGATGTCGAGCGCGGCCGTCACCTGCTGGGTCGCTTCGTGCATGAGCTCGTCCAGGTCGTCCGTCTCGAGTGCGAGCTGGCCGAGATCGGCAACGATCTGTTGCTGGCGAATCCGATCCGTGAGTTCCCGTTCGCGGTCTTTCCGCTCGGTGATGTCCTGGGACATGACCAGCACGGCGTAGACGCGTCCACCCTCGTCGGTCAACGGATGAGTACGGAACTCGAACACCTGTCCAGGAGTCTCCAGTTCGAAGACGGTCGATTCGCCCTCGAGCGTCGCGCGATAGTGGGGTTCGACGACGTCCACGACCTCCGGTTGGAAGGCGTCCTGGACTCGTTTTCCCTGCAGTTCGGTCGGGTCGTACCCGGTTTCCTCGAGGGCGTTTCCTGCGACGAGTGTGTGTCGTAACTCGGTGTCCAGCAGCGCGACGGCCCCGTTCGGAAAGTTCTCCGTCAACGTTCGGTAGCGCTGTTCGGACGTCGTGAGGCGGTCGAGCGTCTCTTCGAGTTCCGCCTGCGTGTCCTGGAGTTCCTGGTTGCGCTGCTCGAGGACGTAAGCTCGTGACTTCGCGCGCGCGTCGTAGGCCCCTGCGCCGAATCCGGCGACGCCAGCGAGCGCAGAGAGGATGAGGAAGTTGTTCACTGGGTCCGACAACTGGCCGGCGAGATAGATGAAGAGGAGAATACTGACGACGACGCCGATCGCGCGGAGACACCAGTGGGCGATGGTCGAAAAGAACGTCGGCTGAATGTCAGTCCGGGGCAGACCATATCCCCCGTAGAGAAGCACGAGGCCTGACCCGCTGACCAGGACGACGACGATTAGTACTACCGAACTCGATAGCGCTTCACCGGCCTGCATAAGTGGCCAGATCATACCGATAGTGGCGTACAGTCCCCCGAGTGCGAGGATCGCACGACGCCCACCGAACGCCGAGTGGAATCGAGCCAGGGGATTCATACCATTCCAGACGTAGAGCCAAATAAATAGTACTTCTGGATATCCGACCGTCGCTTCAACGACAGTACAGTCGTCTCTCGTGGCTCGTCGAGTGACCGTCGACCGACACGTCGGCCCCGAGTCCGCGGAACCCTATCTTCATTAGGCCGGACTTCGAACCCAACGGTAGACGATGTCGCCGGGAATTCGCGCGACGGTGAAAGTCGGATCGCCCGAAGGCTGCCCGATAGCGAGCTTTTCACAGCGGACGGGGACGACGGTCGATCGGGTGTCGACCAGTACTGCGAGCGAGGGTAACTTGAGCGACAGCGAGGGAAATGCCAAGAGTACCACAAGCACCACGGAGTTCCTCGCCGCCACCGACGAGGAAATCGACGACGTCTCCGGCCCGATATTCTCCTACGGGTCGACCAACCTCTATCGCCACACGCACGACGACTCGAACTGTCCGTGCGCCTGTCTCGGCTCGTTCGGCTGTCCGGTCCACCGCTACGTCGCCGAGGACGGGGACCTCACGCTGGTCTTTCACGCCGAGCACTTCGACCAACTTCAGGCGATCATGGCCGAGTTCCGCGAACGGTACCCCGACATCGACGTCCAACGACTCCTCCAGCCGCCGTTGCAGGGGTCGACCGAAGAGCAGGTGTTCGTCAACCGCGGAAAACTCACCGACCGCCAGCATGAGGTCCTGCAGGCCGCCTACGATGCCGGCTACTTCGAGCGGCCGAAAGGGGCTAACGCGACCGAAATCGCGGCCGAACTCGACATCAGCCAATCGACGTTCACCGAACACCTCGTCGCCGCCCAGCGAAAGCTCTTCGAGGACATCCTCGAGACCGACGCGTGATCTTCCCCGAGCGACAACGGAAATAGTTTAATGGCGCATAGGCTTTGACTCTGCATACGACGATGTCACTAGCCGAGGAAACCGAGATGACGGCGACAGAAATCGACGCCTTCCTGAGTCGCCACGAGACCGGCGTCCTGGCACTCGCCAGCGACAACACGCCGTATGCGATTCCGATCTCCTACGGATACGACGCCAACAGCCGGTCGTTCTACATGCGACTGGTTTCGACGCCCGAGAGCGAGAAACGGAAGTTCCTCGACTCTACTCCCCAGGTTCGTCTCGTCGTCTACGACGAACAAGATGGCGGCCGGACCTACCACAGTGCCGTCGCCGTCGGCACACTCGAGACGATCGACCCGACCGACCTCACCGTCCAGGATGTCGAGCAGTACGGGACGACGAAGCGACCGCTGTTCGAAATCTGGGGCGAGTCGAAGGCGAATCTCGACATCAAACTTTACCGGTTCGAACCCGACGACCTGAGCGGGCGCCGAACCGAAATCGATCGCGGAGACGCGTAGGTCCTGTCGACTTTTCGCCGTCGGTCAGGCTCTCGAGCGGTGGCAAGATGCGGTGAACACAGCGAACGTGCTAAAACACGCCGAATACGTCGAAACGCATCGAAACACGCTAAAACGTCCTCAGTGAACCAGAAAGTGTTCGCGGGAAACCGTCGTTCCGCAGACTGGACACCCGTATTCGACCGTCGCGTCGCGTACGTCGCCGCCCACGGGGCCTCGCTGGCCGCAGCCTGGACAGGTAAATTCGTAAGTTGTCATTGCAGTCGGTTGGGCACCTCTACCTAGACGAACACGGCGGGTCTCGATAGGGGTATAGCCGCACTATGTGGGGATGTTTAAATGAGTCGTCGACGCGCTCGACGAACGAGAAGCGAGACACAGAGTCGCCACGGCAGGACGAAGGCGAGTCCGAAGACGACGTTGACGAGGACGAACTCGAGCGGGGCGCCCCCGGGGAAGTACACCGTTGACCGAATTGCGGCGCCGACGACCGAGGCGCCGATCCAGCCGAGCGTGACATACCAAAGGGTCTCGAAGGGGCTGGAAAGCGTATCGAGCCGGAGTGTTCCGACGAGCGGACTCACGATCAGCCAGCCGGCCAGAAACGGCACGGCGGTCCGGAGGGTGTGGAGCGGGTACGTCCACGGCTCGATCGCGTGCGAGAGCAAGCCGACGGCGAAGAAGCCGAGGATGACGATCCCGTCGCCGAGAACGACGACGCTGACGACGGCGGTACTCGAGTCGAGGGTGTCGTGTCGGATGCGTGGGGTTATCGCGTTCATGGTCATGGTCGGAGTCCGACGACGAGCGCTTCGGCGACGATGGCGAGCAGGACGACGCCGAGGTAGGCGTTCGAGGCGTGGAAGGTCCGGAGCGTCGCGCGGTCTGTTCGGCGGCGACACTGCACAACTGCCGTCCCGAGAAACAGCCCACCCACGGTGATCGTCGAGAGGGTAAAGAGCCAGCCGAGCGGGGTCACGAGGCCGAGCACGGTCGTCATCACCAGCGTTCCGCCGAGGGTCAGGAGGATCCGGCGACGGGCGGCCGAGACGCCCGAGACGACCGGAAACATCGGGTAGCCTGCTCGCGCGTAGTCGTCGCGGTAGACGATCGCGAGGTTGTAGAAGTGTGCCGGCGTCCAGACGACGACAATCAGCGCGAGGACGATTGCCGGCAGCCCGACCGAGCCCGTGACGGCGGCCCAGCCGATGACGGCCGGAAGCGCGCCCGACCCGCCGCCGATCGCGATGTTCCAGGTCGTATTCGGTTTGAGGACGACGGTGTAGAGCACGCTGTAGTAGACGATGGCTGCTAGCGTCAGCGCCGCGACGAGGAGGCTGACCAGCGTCACGAGCACGACCATCGAAAGGACGGCCAGTGCGAACGCAAAGAGAGTCGCGCGAGCGGCCGACACCTGGTCGGTCGCCACGGGCCGGGCCGCCGTTCGCGACATTTGCTGATCGCGGTCGCGTTCGTAGGCGTGGTTGAACGCCCCACTCGCTCCCGTCGCCAGCATCCCGCCGGCGAGTGTCGCCACGACGGTCACGCCGTCGGGCCACTGGCCGGTCGTCGTCGTCGCGAGCGCCATTCCCGCGAGCGCGAGCAAACACAGCAGCCACATCAATCGCGGTTTCGTCAACTCGAGGTAGGATCGTCCCCTCGAATGGAGCCGAGCGCGCGCCGACCGTTCCGCGGTGGTTCGAGTCGGGTTCGACGAGGGCTCATTCGCAGGTGCGGACGACGTCGTCTCACTTGCGGCTGCGGACGACGGCGGCTCGCTTGCAGGTTCGGACGACGGGGCCGAGTCGGCGGCGTCGAATGTGGCTCGCTCGGTGGTCGACTTGCCCTCGAGCGTCCAGCCGAGGGCAGCGAGCAGCGCGGTGAAAAGCACGGCAGCGATCGCGAGGTGGGCTCGTCCCGCGACGGGCTCCCCGGTAACGACGACGAGTCCACCGACACCGACCTGAATCACGAAGAGGACCACGCCGCCGCTGATGGCGATACGCGTTCGTCGACTAGACTCCGCCTCCCAGGCACCGAGCGTCGTCAGGGCGAGTAACAGGCCGACGACCCCGGCGAGCAGTCGATGGCCGAGAACGGCAATCAGCGTGGGATCGATCGGTGACGCGATTCCGTCGGTACAGAGCGGCCACTTCCCGCAGGCGCTCCCGGCGTCGGTCGTCGCGAGCGCCGCCCCCGTCGCGAGCAGTGCGTAGGTTGCGAGCGTCGTTGTCGCAAGGAGGAGGACGAATCGACGTGTCGTAAACAGGGTCGTCATGAGTGAGTAGAGCGTGTTCGAACGGGCGGTTTCCGCTCCCGTTCCCGTTCACACGAAGTCGTTAGAAACGGTCGTACCCGATAATTCCCCCGAACATGTTTCGACCGACTCGAGCGATCGGTATCGCCGCGGGGCCACGTACGTATTATGACCCGGGGCGGAGTACGCTCGGTGTGACGAGCGGAGATGCATACCCGATAGCGGTCGAGGGACTCACGAAGTACTACGGGGACGTTCGCGGCGTCGAAGACCTCACGTTTGCCGTCGAGAACGGCGAAATATTCGGATTTCTCGGCCCCAACGGTGCGGGAAAGTCGACGGCGATTCGGGTCCTACTCGGGCTGTTGGGGCCGACGGACGGCGAAGCGCGGGTACTGGGCCACGATGTCACCGACCGGAACGCCCTCCGTGCCGTGAAACGGGACCTGGGCTACCTGCCGAGCGACGTCACCTTCTACGACCGGGTCACGGGCGAGGCGGTCCTCGACTACTTCGGCCGGCTTCGCGGCGAGGAGCGGCGCGAGGAATTGCTGAAACGCTTTCCCGTGCCGCTCGAGCGACACGTGAAGGCCTACTCGAGCGGCAACCGACAGAAACTCGCCATCGTGGCCGCATTCATGCACGATCCGGAGCTGGCGATCATGGACGAGCCCACGTCGGGACTGGATCCGCTCGTTCAGAACGAGTTCTACTATCTGCTCGAAGAACGAAAGCGCCGCGGGCTGGCGAGTTTCTTCTCTTCGCACGTGCTCAGCGAGGTCCGTCGCGTCTGCGACCGGGTCGGTATCATCAGGAACGGCCGATTGATCGAACTCGACACCGTCAGCAACATCCTCGCAGAGAGCGGTACGGTTGCCACCGTCCGACTGGCCGAGGAGCCACCCGTCGAGGCACTCGAGTTCCAGGGAATCGCGCGGGTCGATCGACTCGAGTCCGGCGCGTATCGACTCGTCCTTTCACGGGAGTTCGACGCACTGATCGACAGGTTACACGAGTACACGGTGCTGGACCTCGAGGTGCGTGAAGCATCTATCGACGACGTGTTTCTGCACTTTTATGGCGACGGGGAGGACGGCCCCTCGTGATCGGTGGTTCGAATCTCGAGATTCGAGCCACGGTCGACTCGAATCACCGGCGCCGATACCACCAGACAAGGGCGAGCGCGAGCACGAGAGCGACGACGACGAACGGGGCGATCGACTCGACATCGGCCTCGCCATCGGATTCGACGAGCGAAACGGGGACCGCGATCGGATTCGTCGCCGTCTGGCCGTCGCCATCGGACCCTCTCTCGTAGGTCAGCGTGATCGTCGCGCTGGTGGTCGTCTCGATGGCGTCCGAGGACGATTCAAGGGCGAAGCGTACCGTTTCCGATTCGCCGGGGTGGAGGGTCCCGACGTACGCTGTCGGTGACTCGCTCGAGAGCGGTGGCCCGGCTTCGAGGGTGGCGACGACGCCGGAAACGGGTTCGGTGCCGTCGTTCGAAATTCGGACCTCGTAGACGCCGTCGCCGTCGACCGGAACGGTTTCGTCGACGGGCGTTACGACAAGTCTCGGGCGCTCCTCGAGGCCGATGGCGAGCACCGACGGCCCGCCGATTACGACGGTTTCGTCGTCGCCGTTGTCGCCGTTATCGTCACCGTTCCTACCGTCGTCTCCCTCGTCACCGTCCTCGACCAGGTACTGAACGGTCGCGAACACCGGATACGTTCCTGGTTCGACCGCGGCCGCCGCGACCCGGACATCGACGGTGTCTGTTTCATCCTCCTCGAGGTCCCCGAGGGAGACCGATTGCTCGGCCTGGGGCGCGTTCGGTGCCCCGAGCGACAGCGTTCCGTCCGGTGCCTGGAGCGTCACGACGACGTCCATTGCATCGTCGTCGCCGTCGTTGGTCACCTCGAGCGTCACAGTCGTCGCGCCACCCGCTCGCACTGACTGACCCTCCGCGACGACGACCTCGATGTCGTCGGCGGGTGCCTGGACGATCGTCGGACCTGCCGTGGCGGGACCCTCCTGTGGCGGACCGGCCTCGCCTTTGCTGGGCGGAAACTGACCGGACTCATTCCCGTCGTCGCCTTCGTCGTCCGTGGCGTTCGCGCCCGCCGAGTCGGGATCGGTTCCCGTCTCGTTCCCAGCGCTGTCGTCTTGTACGTTTGCCGCGACAGTGTCTACCTGGAGCACCGTCGCCCCACTGAGCAACCCTGCCAAAAATCCGACGATGAGAACGACGTGCCCGAGCACGACGAGGCGACGATTCCGTCGACTCGAGGCATCCTGCTGGCCCGTCATTTCCATCTCAGGACGGCCGACCGACGAATAAATCGTCAGGCCCGTTCCGCGGGCGAACCCTTTCGTTTCCGCCCCATTGGCGAATCAATGGATCGTTGTGATCGTCGAGCCCTCGGAAACCTATAAGTCACCATTCGTCGTCAGGTGGCGGCGGATTCCCTGATCCGAATGTTCGAACTCACGTCCTTCGAGGCCGACCGACGATTGCGCGGATCGCTACTGTTATCCAGTGCGCTGGTCGCCCTGATCGCGCTCACGATCGCGCTCTTTCCGTCGATACAGGCGACGGGGCCCGACCTCGACGCCTACCTCGAGTCGCTCCCGCCCGAGGCGACGCGCGCGTTCGTCGGAAGTGTAACCACGCTAACGACGATCGAGGGCTACCTCGTTTCGCAGCTCTATCAGTTCGGCTGGGTAATCTTGCTCGCGATCTACTACGCGTACGCCGCGGCGTCGACGGTCGCCGGCGAACTCGAGCGGGGAACGGTGGAGATGACGCTCACGCTACCGGTGTCGCGCACTCGGTTCGTCGTCGGGAAATTTCTGTCCCTCGTCCCTGGACTCGTCCTGGTCAACGCGATCACGTTCCTCGCGATCTATCTGGGTGTAATCTTCGTGGATGAATCGATCGACGTCGTCGATCTGTTCGCCGTCCACGCGTACTCGATCGCGTACCTGCTCGCCTGTGCCGGGGTTGGCCTGCTCGCATCGGTTGTCTTCGATTCCGTTCGCCGAGCCCAGACCGTTGGCGTCGGCGCGGTGTTTGGGCTATTCCTGCTCGACACGTTCACCTTCGGCACTGACGCTGAATGGCTCGGCGACGTAGCGTTCTCGCGGTACTTCGACCCTGGGGCAATTCTCGCCGAGGGCGAGATCTCGTGGACCGATTTCTCCGTCCTCTGTGTTGCCATCGTCGTCCTCCTGGTCGTCGCGAGCGAATACTTCGAGCGACGAGACGTCTCGAGCTAGATTAGTGGCAGTTCCGCATTCACGTCTATCGTTCAGATCTGTAGCCCGTCGATTTCGCCGCCAGGTATCGAAACGGTCGCGTTTTCTCCCTCGAGTCCGAATCCGTACTCTGGTTGCAGTCGGACAGAGCAGTGCGTACCGGCTTCAGTCTGTAGCCATACCGAACTCGAGGCTCTCGAGCTGCCTGGTGAGTATGGCAAATGACGTACTCGTTCGAGCCAGTTCATCAACTGTCGAGAGTCGTGGATGAGAATTGAGGCAGATCGGAGAGGAGACGAGTCGCGGAAAAGAAAGGTGGGCTCCACACACAGCGAGCCTACGGGTTCGGATTGAAGATGTCGGGTTCCGGTTCGCCCTCGACCTCAATGACGCCCAGCATCCCCCGCCGAGCGGCTCGAGTGAGTGCGTGGTCGACGAGCTTGATCGGACCGGGAACCGGGGTCTCCATCTCGCCGGCCGCGACGGAACCGGGGACGACCGGCGCAGTTTCGATGAAGCGGCCCGGATCGGAGACCAGGTCGCCCTCGCGGTAGTACGCATCGAAGACGTTCCCGATGGGGTGGAGGGCACTCGTCAGGTTCGGACCGCCGTTGGCGAAGAACACGCGAACCCGTTCGCCCTTCTGGACGGTCACGGGGCCGTAGCCGTTCCCGGTGAACGCGTAGGCCTCGCCGTTGAGGGTGACGTAGGTCGGGTCCTCGGCTTTCATCTTGTCGAAGCTGAACGCGTGGTGGCCCTCCTCGCCGGGGGTTCCCTTCGTGTACAGTTCGTTCTGCCCGAAGTACAGTTCGCGGTCGACCTCCGGGAGGCCGTCTTCGGGCTCGACGAGGATCGCGCCGTACATCCCGGCGCTGATGTGGTAGTCCATGTTCGGGACTGCACAGTGGTATACGTGCACGCCGGGGTACATCGCCTTGAACTCGATTTCCGCGCTCTCACCCGGACTGATCGTCGTGTCCTCGGCGCCCCCACCAGGGCCGTAGACCGCGTGAAGGTCGATGTTGTGGGGCATCGAGTTCTCCTCGCTGTTCGTGAGCGTGAGGTGGATCGTGTCGCCCCGGCGCACGCGAATCATCGGTCCCGGGATCTGGTCGTCGAACGTCATGTAGTCGAAAGTGACGCCCGGTTCGATCTCCGCGGTGACCTCCGTTGTCGTCATCGAGATTTCGTGGCGACGCGGCTCGTTCCAGTCGACCGGCCCCGGAATGTCCGTCGGATCGGCCGCAACGCGGTCGACGTCGACTGGCTTCGCACCCGGGAGGGATTCCTCCGTGTCGCCCGCTGGTTCTTCGCCGTTGCCAATTCCGTTTCCGTTTCCATTCCCCTCGTCAGCGTTCCCGACACAGCCAGCGACCGCTACTGCACCAGCCACACCGAGCCCCTGCAAGAACCGCCGTCGTTTCGAATTCAGTTGGGTCATTGTCCTCACCTGGGAGTATGGCTTGACGTATGTTCAAGTATGAATACGATTCCCGAACAATGGAAATACACACGGAGGTGTTCGGACATGAGTTTAAATATTTAAAAGACCCCCCGTTATGAGGGTATCAACTTCAAGCAATTCGTTCAGACGGGGGTTCGAATCCGGTGAAAACGGAGACGGCACCAAGGTTTTGCGGTCACTCTCGCCAGATAACGGTCACGACTTCGGCGTCGGTCTCGAGCGTCTCGTACGTGTAGCCCCGGTCCTCGAGTTTCGGATACAGAAACTGCGGGGCGCGGTCGTTTCGCTGGAGTAACACCGCTTCGTCGGGCAGGTCCGCCAGTCGCTCGAGCGTGTTCGCGAGCGGAGCGGGCGGCCCCAGCGATCGGACGTCGAGAACGGTTCGCGGCCGGTCCTGGGGCGCTGACGTTCGTTCGACGACGGATTCGTGGCCCTGGTCGTGAGTAGACATACGTCTGCAAACGGGCTCGAGGGTCGTCTACTTGCTCGCGAATGCGTTCGGGTGACGAACGAAAACGTTCGCACGAAAACGCGAACGGTGGAGATGAACGAGGGTACCAGTTTGGCGACGGGTGCGTTACTCGGCTCGTTTGGGGAACTCCGCGACGAATTTCCCCGCCTCGGCCTGCTCGACGGCGTATCCGTCGACGTCGAACTCGTCGACTTCCGCCTGGAACTCGTAGAACAGCGGCTTCGGTTCGTGATCGTTGATGATCGTCAGCGTTTCGCCCGCCTCGAGTTCGTCGAAGGCGTCGTGAATCGTCGGATGGCGGTCGACCGGCGGAATCGATCTCACATCGAGTGTCGTCATGCAGTCGTCGGTAGTGGTTCCACCGGTATCGGCGTTCCTCCGAATACGTTCGGGCCGGTTCCAGGCGAACGGTTGACTCGCCCTCTGAATTGCGTGCTCACGTGCGTGTCAAAAGTACATGTTATCCAAAACCCGTCGTATTCACAAGCTGGTACCCGTCCCGTCAAACATTCCGAGCATACCTGGACGATCGTCCAGGTGCCGTCCAGACGGTCGACGTACCGGATACGTGAGAATACGTACACTTTTGTGAATTCGAACGGTACCGATACTCGATGTATCCGACCGATGCCGGCACGCACGGATTCCTCTCGGTCCAGATCGCGGTGCTCCTCCACGTCGGACTCGCCCTCGGTGGGACGGTCCTGCTGTGGTGGCTCGGTCTACCATCACGGTTGGCTGTCCCCGTCTTCATCGTCGCTGTTTTCCTTCTGTTGGTCCCCTTTTGGCCGGTCTATGCCGACTTCCATCCGTCGTCCGGAGAACGCTAGCGCCGCTACTCGCCGCTCTCGAGCGAAATCCTGCCGCGATTCCGTTTCGAGATGATAAACCCCACGGTCGTTCCCGGCCGGTCATATTCTGGGATAGTAATTAGGGAGAACGACCCGAACGTGTTCGTATGGCTCACGCGACGCTCACCGTCACGCTCCCGGAGAAGGTGTGGGTACAGGAGGTCTCGAGCGCCCACCCGGAGGCCACCTTCTACGTCGACGCCGCGGTTCCGGGCGCCGAATCGGGGTTTGCCCTCGTTCGAATCACCGGTCCCGACGTCCCGGCTGTCCTGGAGGACATGGAAGACCACCCGCAGCTCACCGAAATCTCGCTAATTCAGTGGAGCGAGAACGAGGCGACGGTCCACTTCGAGACCACGGCCCCGCTGTTGCTCTTCTCCTCGCGCGACTCCGGCATGCCGATCGAACTCCCGGTCGAGATCCGACAGGGGAAAGCGACCCTCGAGGTGGCTGGCTCTCGGGACCGACTCTCCCAGCTGGCCGACCAGTTCTCCCGGTTCGGCCTCGAGTACCGTATCGACAGCGTCCAGGAGCGGCTTCACGACACGCAGTTGCTGTCTGAGCGCCAGCACGAACTCGTCGTCGCTGCCGTTGAGCACGGGTACTACGATACCCCACGCCGGTGTTCGCTGACCGACCTCGCCGACCGTCTCGATATCGCGAAGTCGACCTGCAGCGAGACGCTTCATCGCGCCGAAGAGGCGATCATCAAGCAGTTCGTCGACAATCTGGTCGACGTGGAGCAAG
This region of Natronosalvus halobius genomic DNA includes:
- a CDS encoding helix-turn-helix domain-containing protein, coding for MAHATLTVTLPEKVWVQEVSSAHPEATFYVDAAVPGAESGFALVRITGPDVPAVLEDMEDHPQLTEISLIQWSENEATVHFETTAPLLLFSSRDSGMPIELPVEIRQGKATLEVAGSRDRLSQLADQFSRFGLEYRIDSVQERLHDTQLLSERQHELVVAAVEHGYYDTPRRCSLTDLADRLDIAKSTCSETLHRAEEAIIKQFVDNLVDVEQALPFEEELVS